In Anseongella ginsenosidimutans, one genomic interval encodes:
- a CDS encoding outer membrane beta-barrel protein, whose protein sequence is MKKTVLLFAGLMAAGFIARAQDEESPLLISGSVDAYYKYDLSDYRAENGTSNIQTAFANEQNSISLGMVDLALSKQAGKASFVGEVSFGPRGQGQSLVNAAGEYGDESANSFHIQNLYVSYAFTEQFSMTAGFMGTFIGYEVISPKGNFNYSTSRLFSYGPFQNAGIKANYAFSEKVGLMVGLFNDWNLYQDFNGVSDFGAQLSVAPLEGWNAYINFITGSPSGTEIDLTTAYQVTNALKIGLNAADFSAPDDAGGFQGGALYAQYGLSEVFALGARGEIFQFKDTADPDNPGMQIEGNRYFSFTLSGNVKAGPLTLIPEVRFDSSSADEFMDSDMNFTGQASQFVLAAVYAF, encoded by the coding sequence ATGAAAAAAACAGTATTGCTTTTTGCCGGCCTTATGGCCGCAGGGTTTATTGCCAGGGCACAGGATGAAGAGAGTCCTCTGCTTATCTCAGGTTCAGTGGATGCGTACTACAAGTACGATCTTTCGGACTATCGGGCGGAGAACGGAACCTCCAACATTCAAACGGCCTTCGCTAATGAACAAAACTCCATTTCCCTGGGCATGGTGGACCTCGCACTCAGTAAACAGGCGGGAAAGGCTTCCTTTGTGGGCGAAGTGTCCTTTGGACCCAGGGGGCAGGGACAATCGCTGGTGAACGCAGCCGGTGAATACGGAGACGAGAGCGCCAATTCCTTTCATATCCAAAACCTGTACGTAAGTTATGCTTTTACTGAGCAGTTCTCCATGACGGCAGGTTTCATGGGGACCTTTATCGGGTATGAGGTGATCTCTCCCAAGGGTAATTTCAATTATTCCACTTCGCGTTTGTTTTCTTACGGGCCTTTCCAGAACGCAGGTATCAAAGCAAATTATGCCTTCTCTGAGAAGGTCGGCCTGATGGTGGGGCTTTTTAACGACTGGAACCTGTACCAGGATTTTAACGGCGTATCTGATTTTGGCGCTCAGCTTTCAGTAGCGCCGTTAGAAGGCTGGAATGCCTACATTAACTTTATCACCGGAAGTCCTTCCGGTACCGAAATCGACCTCACAACTGCTTACCAGGTGACCAATGCCTTGAAAATAGGCCTTAATGCTGCCGACTTCTCGGCCCCGGACGATGCCGGTGGCTTCCAGGGAGGCGCCCTTTACGCCCAGTACGGTTTATCCGAAGTTTTTGCACTGGGCGCAAGAGGGGAAATATTTCAGTTCAAGGATACGGCCGATCCGGATAATCCCGGAATGCAAATAGAAGGCAATCGCTATTTTTCTTTTACCCTTTCAGGAAATGTGAAGGCGGGCCCCTTAACGCTAATCCCTGAAGTCAGGTTTGATTCCAGTTCGGCGGATGAATTCATGGATTCGGATATGAACTTCACAGGCCAGGCCTCCCAGTTTGTCCTGGCGGCAGTGTATGCTTTCTAG
- a CDS encoding ammonium transporter, whose amino-acid sequence MENAVFTANNIWMMLATVLVFIMHLGFASVEAGFSQAKNTVNILFKNTLTPVIGILTYGLLGFHLMYPGFEEPGWFGFAGFGVSLPEGGNTAAYAGGGYTYWTDFLFQAMFAATAATIVSGAVAERVKLSAYLVFTLLFVGLVYPVIGSWKWGGGMLDAWGFHDFAGSTLVHSVGGWGALAGIMLLGARIGKYDKGKVKAFPGSSVPLATIGVFLLWLGWFGFNGGSVLSADPGLTSIVLVTTCLGACGGAIGGFFGGMVIFKRMDFGMVLNGILAGLVGITAGADVITPGEAVIIGLTAGVLVVLSVVSLDRMKLDDCVGAVSVHLTCGIWGTLAAGIFGEGVAFFPQLYGVLICGAGAFLSALVIFKILQLTMGIRVSRQHELEGLDSHEHGIRGYTIILE is encoded by the coding sequence ATGGAAAACGCGGTTTTTACGGCCAATAACATCTGGATGATGCTTGCAACGGTCCTGGTATTCATTATGCACTTAGGTTTTGCCAGCGTGGAGGCCGGATTTTCACAGGCAAAGAACACAGTAAACATTTTATTTAAGAACACGCTCACCCCTGTTATCGGAATACTTACCTACGGCCTTCTTGGTTTTCACCTGATGTACCCGGGTTTTGAAGAGCCGGGATGGTTTGGCTTTGCCGGTTTTGGTGTATCCCTTCCGGAAGGAGGGAATACCGCCGCTTATGCCGGGGGTGGGTACACGTACTGGACCGATTTTCTTTTCCAGGCCATGTTTGCTGCTACCGCGGCGACTATCGTTTCCGGGGCAGTAGCCGAGCGGGTCAAGCTGAGCGCCTATCTGGTTTTCACGCTGCTCTTCGTCGGATTAGTATATCCCGTGATCGGCAGCTGGAAATGGGGCGGCGGCATGCTGGATGCCTGGGGTTTCCATGATTTTGCGGGCTCTACGCTGGTACATTCCGTGGGCGGTTGGGGCGCGCTTGCAGGTATTATGCTGTTAGGCGCCCGCATCGGAAAATATGATAAAGGCAAAGTGAAGGCCTTTCCCGGCTCTTCGGTTCCCCTGGCCACTATCGGCGTATTCCTTCTTTGGCTGGGCTGGTTTGGTTTTAACGGCGGATCCGTGCTTTCGGCGGATCCCGGGCTGACGTCGATCGTACTCGTGACCACCTGCCTGGGGGCTTGTGGCGGCGCAATCGGGGGCTTTTTCGGTGGGATGGTCATTTTTAAGCGAATGGATTTTGGCATGGTGCTGAACGGCATTCTCGCCGGGCTGGTAGGTATTACCGCCGGCGCGGATGTGATCACACCCGGGGAAGCGGTCATCATTGGTCTGACTGCGGGCGTGCTGGTGGTGCTTTCGGTAGTAAGCCTGGACAGGATGAAGCTGGATGACTGCGTAGGGGCGGTTTCGGTTCATCTTACCTGTGGTATCTGGGGGACGCTCGCAGCCGGGATATTCGGCGAAGGAGTAGCCTTCTTTCCCCAGTTATACGGCGTACTTATCTGCGGGGCAGGCGCATTTCTTTCGGCCCTGGTCATATTTAAAATATTGCAACTGACCATGGGCATCCGGGTTTCCCGGCAGCATGAGCTGGAAGGCCTTGACAGTCATGAGCATGGAATACGAGGATATACGATCATCCTGGAATAA